One segment of Panicum virgatum strain AP13 chromosome 1K, P.virgatum_v5, whole genome shotgun sequence DNA contains the following:
- the LOC120644056 gene encoding uncharacterized protein LOC120644056 encodes MEHHHKPGLRVRLRITAARRRAWLSAGLRSTCRKPPRRDPSDSVHKVARREIGGGHRRPPRPAAPSSSSFSCPEKFGNFQLQEEYDTYDDEVHFLVQLPFLWTRTKIIEIVAAKDVIFALAQSGLCAAFNRTTNKRICYLNISPDEVIRSLFYNKNNESLITVSVYESDRFSSLKCRTTPIEYIRRGQLNDGFPLFETESLKYPGFVEFDDVNGKVLTFSAQDSTYKVFDLKNYNFLYSICDKNIQEIKISPGIMLVIYQKTNCYVPLTILSIEDGTPLKTFSQLLHRNRKVDFIEQFNEKLLVKQDKENLQIIDVRNSDLIEVSKTEFMTPSAFIFLYENNLFLTFCNRTVAAWNFRGELVTSFEDHVLWHPNCNTNNIYITADQDLIISYCKVSKQATNCVDTEAGEISSMGSINMSNIFTGKCVAKISPSDPTLTIAPRKRGDKSRSTIHSTVSEALEDITALFYDEDRNEIYTGNSKGLVHVWSN; translated from the exons ATGGAGCACCACCACAAGCCCGGCCTGCGCGTGCGCCTCCGCATCaccgccgcgcggcgccgcgcgtGGCTCTCCGCCGGCCTGCGCTCCACGTGCCGCAAGCCGCCGCGCAGGGACCCCTCGGACTCCGTCCACAAGGTCGCGCGCCGCGAgatcggcggcggccaccgacggccgccgcggcccgcggcgccctcctcctcctcgttctCGTGCCCCGAGAAGTTCGGCAACTTCCAGCTCCAG gaagaatatgacacatatgATGATGAAGTCCATTTTCTTGTCCAATTGCCATTTTTGTGGACCAGAACCAAAATTATTGAAATTGTTGCTGCAAAGGATGTTATATTTGCACTTGCTCAGTCAGGTTTATGTGCTGCATTTAATCGAA CAACAAACAAACGCATATGCTACTTGAATATAAGTCCTGATGAAGTTATTAGGAGCTTGTTTTATAATAAGAACAATGAATCCCTCATCACTGTTTCAGTTTATGAATCAGATCGTTTCAGCTCATTGAAGTGCAGAACAACTCCAATAGA GTACATCAGAAGAGGCCAATTGAATGATGGATTTCCCTTATTTGAAACTGAATCATTAAAATATCCTGGctttgttgagtttgatgaTGTTAATGGCAAAGTATTGACCTTTTCAGCCCAGGATAG TACGTACAAGGTTTTTGATCTAAAGAACTACAACTTTCTGTATTCCATATGTGATAAGAACATCCAGGAGATAAAAATAAG TCCTGGAATCATGCTCGTGATATACCAGAAGACAAATTGCTATGTTCCACTGACGATATTGTCAATCGAGGATGGAACTCCACTGAAAACCTTCAGTCAGTTGCTGCATCGAAATAGAAAGGTTGACTTCATCGAGCAGTTTAATGAGAAGTTGCTCGTGAAGCAAGACAAGGAAAATCTCCAGATTATTGAT GTTAGAAACTCCGATCTGATTGAAGTCAGCAAAACCGAGTTCATGACCCCCTCAGCATTCATCTTTCTATATGAAAACAATCTATTCTTGACATTCTGCAATAGGACAGTCGCAGCCTGGAATTTCCGTGGAGAGCTAGTTACATCATTTGAGGATCATGTGTTATGGCACCCTAACTGCAATACAAATAATATATACATCACTGCTGACCAGGACTTGATAATCTCATATTGCAAAGTTTCAAAGCAGGCCACAAATTGTGTTGACACCGAGGCTGGAGAAA TTTCATCCATGGGATCAAttaacatgagcaacatctttACGGGAAAGTGCGTTGCGAAGATCTCCCCCAGTGATCCTACTCTCACAATTGCTCCTCGAAAGAGAGGTGATAAGAGCAGATCTACTATCCATAGCACTGTTTCGGAAGCTCTGGAGGACATCACTGCTCTCTTCTATGATGAGGACCGCAATGAAATATACACTGGGAACAGCAAAGGGCTGGTGCATGTTTGGTCAAATTAA